The DNA sequence GTTTTCATCTCATTTTAGAGGTTATTCTTAGTTCTAACTTTTTGACACTAGATTCGCATTTGGCATCGAAAACATAGGATACGTAAAATTGCGTaactgaaagggttaaaagTAATTAACTTTCAAGGCAAATTTGATTATATTTCTAAACTGGTTCAATTTGAAAACTGGAACCCCTAAGTGTTGGCATTACAGTTTATCAAAGTAGCAGCGGTTGCCAGTACACAGGCGCTCTGCCAGCCCCCCCTTCTTTTTTCGGCGCGGCCGTTTTGTGATCGATAAAGCGGGAAAACTTGTTTATTCATAAAGTGTTTCACTGACTTAACAGTATCAATCAGATTGTTTAAATTCTTTTCCTCATTTTAACTGGTATCATGTGTAAGGGGTGCATCAACCTGGGCGTATGTCATATATGTCGAAATTCGttttgcagaaaaatcgaCGCGATGCTGTAGTGGTTTTGAATCGTTGCGTCGAGGTCGGCGTGCGGTGAAACGCAATTTCATGGATTGACGATAAATTGGCGACCTACGAGATATGGTCCAGaggaaaggagaaaagaaataaaaacacagagagacggagaaaagcggagaaaaaagagaaataaaaaacattcgaCGCGTGTTGCAGCGCTATCAGGCGCGTGATTAGAAAGAGGAGAATAACACCAAGAAAAAGGGGAGAAAGAAGCAAGCTTCGTGGATGTATAAAGTCTAGGCGATCGCCTGAGGGCGATCTGCATCATCCCGTCTCCTGTAACCGTTACTGCAGTACAACCTACCTTCTTTGGAGCAGTAATAGTGAGAACACCGTCCGAAGATAAGCTCGAGGTAACGTCGGATACTTCGTGGGTCGGTGGAAGGAGATAACGCCTGACAAAGTGCCGGCTGATGTAGCCGTGCTCATCCTGCTTCTCCTCGTGTTTCGCCTCGACAACAACGTTATTGTCGACGGTCTTGACCGTTATTTCATCCGGCGAAAATTGTTGCACGTCAAGTATcacctggaaaaaaaaagcagagaGAATTTGAAGGAGGTAAAAGAACAGTAAAACAAAACATTATAACAGTGCAACAGCGTATGATTAATCGTCGCAGTATACTCAGAAGTATATTTATTGTCAAGCCTACGCTTCGTACAATAAAATCAATCCGCTGTATCTCGTTGGCGATCAAGCCTTGAATAACTTGGACGAGCCGGCAGCAGTCATCGTGTCCAGAACACTGGAATTTGGTAATTGACTTCTAAACCTGCAGCAGTCATCGGATCTTCCCACgtgagatatatgtataatatcattACATCTTAATTGTTAACTGGTACATAAACAATTTCTGATATCACACATGCGTATATTTCCGTAAGTCAGAAAGCAAGTTGCATTTTTctggttcttttttcttttctttttctgtttctggCCTTGTTCAAAGATAATTGATACTGTAGAAAAAGGGGATGGAAGATTGGACAAAACGATGaatgaataagaataaaagacACGTGGTTAAAGTGTGCCCGCGACAAATTATCTAGAGACGAACGAAGAAAGACGCGAGGAGAGATTGTcgaaggatagaaaaaaagaaaactgaaagaaTTTCTTCTCGTTATTACGCTATCGAGgttcgaccaaatattaatgAATCACTGAATTCCTTCATTAAAGactgatattattttatttgaatgtaTTGAAATCACAACCGTAAAGATGTAGCTACACGGATCGCCTACTTGTGCTTATTTCACCAGTATATACAAGTAGGGCGTGTTAATACTatcaatattgtaaaattttactgaTTGGCAGCGGCTGCTGCTAGTGTTGCTGCTGTCTTTACAACTTTATATATGTGATCGTTGACTCGTCTCTCTCTCATCTTTCTCGTCTTGTTGACAAAGCAGTAATTATCACTACGTATAAAAACCGTACGTACAAGCAGATAAACAGACCAaatcgagaaataaaaaacagtaaaGCTGATTCAAACACCATCGAAACAATAGTCAGGGGAAGAAAGGCAAAAAGAGTTGACTAGACGAAAGAACGAATGTCGAATCAGTCATTCGGAAGCACgctgtataatttttacatctATATGCCTACGTGGGTACATGCAGATGCGGTACTATATGTACGTGTGATTAaagaatagcaaaaaaaaaaaaaaagaaagacgaaTCCAACGGCAaccagaaagaaagaaaaagagagaaaagtatTGATTTTCTAAATCATGTTACAGATTTACTTCTACAATTATTACtacattgtataaaattttcctatatttttttatataaagaaaaaagaaaaaaagtgaagagaGCGTAATATATACTTAcggcaaaaatatttatatattatatataaaaaaaccaTAAATTTAGACTTGGTGATAAAGAAGCGAAATATTCAATATACGTTGATCTGATCGACCGTCGATCCTCCGGGGAGCCCAGC is a window from the Diprion similis isolate iyDipSimi1 chromosome 6, iyDipSimi1.1, whole genome shotgun sequence genome containing:
- the LOC124407521 gene encoding protein lethal(2)essential for life-like isoform X1; translated protein: MSVVPLMFRDWWDDLDRPTSRLIDQHFGSGLDREDLLSGLSSLSLARQRPVFGSPGYYRPWRNIVRQNSGGASTVQADKEKFQVILDVQQFSPDEITVKTVDNNVVVEAKHEEKQDEHGYISRHFVRRYLLPPTHEVSDVTSSLSSDGVLTITAPKKVGCTAVTVTGDGMMQIALRRSPRLYTSTKLASFSPFSWCYSPLSNHAPDSAATRVECFLFLFFLRFSPSLCVFISFLLSSGPYLVGRQFIVNP